The Dama dama isolate Ldn47 chromosome 3, ASM3311817v1, whole genome shotgun sequence genome has a segment encoding these proteins:
- the IRAK4 gene encoding interleukin-1 receptor-associated kinase 4 has translation MNKPITASTYVRYLSLGLIRKLSDFIDPQEGWKKLAVAIKKPSGDDRYNQFHIRRFEALLQTGKSPTCELLFDWGTTNCTVGDLVDILVQNEFFAPASLLLPDAVPKNVNTLPSKVTVTVQQKPKPLSGKDRTSVISDENLEQNYVLPDSSSPENTSLGFSDTRFHSFSFFELKDVTNNFDERPISVGGNKMGEGGFGVVYKGYVNNRTVAVKKLAAMVDISTEELKQQFDQEIKVMAKCQHENLVELLGFSSDGDDLCLVYVYMPNGSLLDRLSCLDGTPPLSWYMRCKIAQGAANGLSYLHENHHIHRDIKSANILLDEDFTAKISDFGLARASEKFAQTVMTSRIVGTTAYMAPEALRGEITPKSDIYSFGVVLLEIITGLPAVDEHREPQLLLDIKEEIEDEEKTIEDYIDKKMNDIDSASIETMYSVASQCLHEKKNKRPDIKKVQQMLEEMTVS, from the exons ATGAACAAACCCATAACAGCATCAACATATGTGCGCTACCTCAGTCTTGGACTAATTAGAAAGTTGTCTGATTTTATTGATCCTCAAGAAGGATGGAAGAAGTTAGCAGTCGCTATTAAAAAACCATCTGGTGATGATAGATACAATCAGTTTCACATAAG GAGATttgaagcattactacaaactgGAAAAAGCCCCACATGTGAATTACTCTTTGACTGGGGCACCACAAATTGCACAGTTGGTGATCTTGTGGATATTTTGGTCCAAAATGAGTTTTTTGCCCCTGCAAGTCTCTTGCTACCAG ATGCTGTACCCAAAAATGTTAATACACTGCCTTCTAAAGTCACTGTAACAGTTCAGCAGAAACCAAAGCCCCTCTCTGGCAAAGACAGGACATCTGTGATATCTGATGAGAATCTTGAACAAAACTATGTGCTACCTGACTCCTCAAGTCCAGAAAATACAAGTTTAGGTTTTAGTGATACAC gttttcacagtttttcattttttgaattgaAGGATGTCACAAATAACTTTGATGAGCGGCCCATTTCTGTCGGTGGTAACAAAATGGGAGAAGGAGGGTTTGGAGTTGTGTATAAAGGCTACGTGAACAACAGGACTGTAGCAGTGAAGAAGCTTGCAGCA atggTTGACATTAGTACTGAAGAACTGAAACAACAATTTGatcaagaaataaaagtaatggcAAA GTGTCAACATGAAAACTTAGTAGAACTACTTGGTTTCTCAAGTGATGGAGATGATCTCTGCTTAGTATATGTTTACATGCCCAATGGTTCATTGCTGGACAGACTGTCTTGCTTG GATGGTACTCCCCCACTCTCTTGGTACATGAGATGCAAGATTGCCCAGGGTGCAGCTAATGGCCTCAGTTATTTACATGAAAACCATCATATTCATAGAGATATTAAAAG TGCAAATATCTTACTAGATGAAGACTTTACAGCCAAAATATCTGACTTTGGGCTTGCACGGGCTTCTGAGAAGTTTGCACAGACAGTCATGACTAGCAGAATTGTGGGAACAACAGCTTATATGGCACCTGAAGCTTTGCGAGGAGAAATTACACCCAAATCTGACATCTACAGCTTTGGGGTG GTTTTACTAGAAATAATAACCGGACTTCCAGCTGTGGATGAACACCGTGAACCTCAGTTACTG CTAGATATTaaagaagaaattgaagatgaagaaaagacaatTGAAGATTATATTGATAAGAAGATGAATGACATTGATTCCGCTTCCATTGAAACTATGTACTCTGTTGCCAGTCAATGTctgcatgaaaagaaaaataagagaccaGACATTAAGAAG GTTCAACAGATGCTAGAAGAAATGACAGTTTCTTAA